The Teredinibacter sp. KSP-S5-2 genome includes a window with the following:
- the glpX gene encoding class II fructose-bisphosphatase, translating to MKRELAFDFSRVTEAAALAGYRWLGRGDKNIADNAAVEAMRIMLNKMNIAGEIVIGEGEIDEAPMLYIGEKVGVKADSATVCNVDIAVDPIEGTRMTAMGQSNAVAVLAAGEKGSFLSAPDMYMEKLVCGPGARGVINLEHSLEDNIRAVAKALKKDLNDITLVTLAKPRHQNMISEVHRLGCKVYAIPDGDVAASILTCMPESDVDMLYCVGGAPEGVITGAVIRALGGDMNARLLLRTEVKGADDESQKLAEQERERCKTMGVEPNKILRLNDIAKSDNVVFSATGITKGDLLEGVTRKGNLATSETLLIRGRSRTIRKIQSTHYLERKDDKIKEIVL from the coding sequence ATGAAACGTGAACTAGCCTTTGATTTCTCCCGTGTAACCGAAGCTGCCGCACTTGCCGGATACCGATGGCTTGGCCGAGGTGACAAAAACATCGCCGATAATGCGGCTGTGGAAGCCATGCGCATTATGCTAAACAAGATGAATATTGCTGGCGAAATAGTAATCGGAGAGGGAGAAATTGATGAAGCTCCCATGCTCTATATTGGCGAAAAGGTGGGCGTCAAAGCCGACAGTGCTACAGTCTGTAATGTTGATATCGCGGTTGACCCTATTGAAGGGACTCGCATGACCGCAATGGGGCAATCCAACGCCGTCGCCGTGTTAGCGGCAGGTGAAAAGGGCAGTTTTTTAAGTGCGCCCGACATGTACATGGAGAAACTGGTTTGCGGCCCTGGTGCGCGAGGCGTGATCAATTTAGAGCACAGCCTTGAGGACAATATTCGCGCGGTTGCCAAGGCATTAAAGAAAGATCTCAATGACATCACACTGGTTACCCTTGCCAAACCCCGTCACCAGAATATGATCTCAGAAGTGCATCGCCTGGGCTGCAAAGTTTACGCTATACCAGACGGAGACGTTGCCGCCTCTATCCTTACCTGTATGCCGGAAAGTGACGTAGATATGCTGTATTGCGTAGGCGGTGCCCCCGAGGGTGTAATAACAGGGGCGGTAATTCGGGCGCTCGGCGGTGACATGAACGCGCGCCTGCTACTGCGTACCGAAGTCAAAGGTGCGGACGATGAATCCCAAAAACTCGCCGAACAAGAGAGAGAACGCTGTAAAACAATGGGTGTGGAACCAAATAAAATTCTGCGTTTAAACGACATTGCCAAAAGCGATAATGTGGTATTTTCGGCAACCGGGATCACCAAAGGCGACTTGTTAGAAGGGGTAACCCGTAAAGGAAATCTCGCTACCAGCGAAACCCTGCTCATACGAGGGCGGTCGCGCACGATTCGAAAAATTCAGTCGACGCATTATCTTGAACGTAAAGACGATAAAATCAAAGAGATTGTGTTGTAG
- a CDS encoding glycoside hydrolase family 9 protein, producing MLRFFIFLFSIIPLLAHANEESIRINQIGYYPDAPKIAIAIGDTKTDAFSLLDESGKTVFEGKLGKPIYWAKSEETARKADFSEFSKSGRYRLKVGDNVSWPFFIQQDVWNEVSIAMMKSYYLQRASMSLDEKYAGIYKRKAGHPDTDAVFHPSTGKKGRLNAPGGWYDAGDFGKYIVSASFTIANMMSLMELVPNAYPDSSLNIPESGNGISDLLDEVRYELEWMKKMQDTDGGVFVKMTSDIYPDMMFPHTDPLQRNVYGKSTASALNFSAAMAMAYRLFTPIDAKWAKDCLERSERAWKWARKNPNVIFTNPEGVLSGAYSNSDMSDEFLWAASELLISTEKSKYKKYLAKNIEALKSYEKPTWPNEKGLGIMSLIVHREALPKKLKNVVEKSIKEWSDKTLQDMNASAYQVPEIEFTWGSNGDMGSAGLSFIYTYQITGDQQYLDAAAAVADYILGKNATGYNFVTGFGSKQVVNLHHSVSIADGIPGSLPGYIPGGPNADLEDAVTDAHGEAAAYASTLPAKAYVDSQLSYSSNENDILYTSPNLALITALHHHYSALATKQK from the coding sequence ATGTTACGCTTTTTCATTTTCCTCTTTTCTATCATTCCATTGCTTGCACATGCCAATGAAGAATCGATTCGTATCAATCAGATCGGCTATTACCCCGACGCGCCAAAAATTGCGATCGCAATTGGCGATACAAAAACGGATGCTTTTTCTCTACTCGACGAAAGCGGTAAGACGGTTTTCGAAGGCAAACTGGGGAAGCCCATCTACTGGGCAAAGTCTGAAGAAACAGCAAGAAAAGCCGATTTCTCTGAGTTTTCAAAAAGTGGGCGTTATCGCTTAAAAGTTGGCGACAACGTGTCCTGGCCTTTTTTCATTCAGCAGGATGTTTGGAATGAGGTGTCCATCGCAATGATGAAATCCTATTATCTCCAGCGCGCCTCTATGTCTCTAGATGAAAAATATGCAGGAATATATAAACGTAAGGCCGGCCACCCAGATACAGACGCGGTGTTTCACCCATCAACGGGTAAAAAGGGTCGGTTAAATGCCCCTGGAGGCTGGTATGACGCAGGGGACTTTGGCAAATATATTGTGAGCGCTAGCTTTACCATCGCCAATATGATGAGCTTAATGGAGCTGGTTCCGAATGCGTACCCGGACAGCAGCCTCAATATCCCAGAATCTGGTAATGGTATAAGCGACTTGCTTGACGAAGTTCGCTATGAGCTTGAGTGGATGAAGAAAATGCAGGACACAGACGGTGGTGTGTTTGTGAAAATGACCTCCGACATTTATCCAGACATGATGTTTCCTCATACTGACCCGTTACAACGTAACGTGTATGGCAAATCTACAGCGTCTGCTCTCAATTTTTCAGCGGCCATGGCAATGGCCTATAGGCTCTTTACCCCAATCGATGCCAAGTGGGCTAAGGATTGTTTAGAGCGATCAGAGCGAGCTTGGAAATGGGCGCGAAAGAACCCAAATGTGATCTTCACAAACCCTGAAGGAGTACTTTCCGGTGCATACAGCAACAGCGACATGAGTGATGAATTCCTATGGGCGGCCTCCGAACTTCTTATTTCGACAGAAAAGTCGAAATATAAAAAGTATCTCGCAAAAAATATTGAGGCCCTAAAAAGTTACGAAAAACCAACGTGGCCAAATGAAAAGGGCTTAGGCATCATGAGCCTAATTGTGCACCGGGAAGCACTGCCTAAGAAGCTGAAAAATGTCGTAGAAAAATCGATAAAGGAATGGTCAGATAAAACGCTTCAGGATATGAATGCTTCGGCATACCAAGTCCCGGAAATAGAATTCACCTGGGGCTCAAATGGCGATATGGGCTCAGCGGGGTTGAGCTTTATTTACACATACCAAATCACTGGCGATCAACAATACCTTGATGCCGCAGCGGCGGTAGCTGACTACATACTGGGTAAAAATGCAACGGGTTACAACTTCGTTACTGGCTTCGGCTCAAAGCAGGTGGTCAACTTGCATCATAGTGTCTCGATTGCAGATGGTATTCCCGGCTCGTTACCAGGATACATTCCAGGTGGGCCAAACGCTGACTTAGAGGACGCAGTAACAGATGCCCACGGTGAAGCGGCTGCCTACGCCAGCACCTTACCAGCCAAAGCCTATGTGGATTCTCAGTTAAGCTATTCCTCAAATGAGAATGACATTTTATATACCTCGCCTAACCTCGCGTTGATCACTGCGCTTCATCACCATTACAGCGCGTTAGCAACCAAGCAGAAATAG
- a CDS encoding radical SAM protein, with protein MTNSNHLTTPSSDTSGRIQRGGLSYELTEHCNLRCAGCDHAAPWSDEHFASPAEFERDLTALAKVLYVDELKLCGGEPLLHPQLLDFLRIAKKVNIAEGIVLLTNGTLLHKMPIDAWQYLAEVRISVYPGVRRRYDAQALSAIAERYGCLFVEMPIETFNEVFTPIKETDETLVETIHRGCYSAVNCHTVLDGKYYRCSRVHSIRKRLKMIGKPDSLEMDGLDIHNSPNLFQSLRQYLDNDKPQSSCRYCLGMYGKEVKQEQLNAKKLKEEINRPHLSALDLLDPTTPRTKDSAVRIEEIRTEFTQKKNWLHLQQDIMHCE; from the coding sequence ATGACAAATAGCAACCATTTAACAACACCATCAAGTGACACGTCAGGTCGAATACAGCGAGGCGGATTGAGCTATGAACTAACGGAGCATTGCAATCTTCGTTGTGCAGGATGCGATCACGCGGCACCCTGGTCTGATGAGCACTTTGCATCCCCAGCAGAATTTGAACGTGATTTAACGGCCTTAGCCAAAGTACTGTATGTGGATGAACTTAAACTCTGTGGTGGCGAACCTCTATTGCATCCGCAGTTGTTGGATTTTCTTCGTATTGCAAAAAAAGTGAATATTGCTGAAGGTATTGTTTTGCTCACAAACGGCACCTTGCTGCATAAAATGCCTATTGATGCCTGGCAGTATTTAGCTGAAGTTCGAATTAGTGTCTACCCTGGTGTTCGTCGTCGCTATGATGCTCAAGCGCTGTCTGCTATTGCCGAACGCTACGGCTGCTTATTTGTCGAAATGCCAATCGAGACATTCAATGAAGTCTTTACGCCAATTAAGGAAACCGATGAAACATTAGTGGAAACAATACACCGGGGGTGTTACTCGGCGGTGAACTGTCACACCGTATTGGATGGAAAGTACTATCGCTGTTCTCGCGTGCACAGCATTCGAAAACGATTGAAAATGATAGGCAAGCCAGACAGCCTGGAAATGGATGGCCTGGATATACACAACAGCCCTAACCTGTTTCAGTCACTACGCCAGTATCTGGATAATGATAAACCCCAATCGTCATGCCGATATTGTTTGGGTATGTACGGAAAAGAGGTTAAACAAGAACAACTTAACGCGAAAAAACTGAAAGAAGAAATAAATCGCCCACATTTAAGTGCGCTGGACTTACTTGATCCGACGACGCCAAGAACCAAAGACTCAGCCGTTCGAATAGAAGAAATACGAACTGAATTTACACAGAAGAAAAACTGGCTGCATCTTCAGCAGGATATTATGCATTGCGAATAA